Proteins from a single region of Hordeum vulgare subsp. vulgare chromosome 6H, MorexV3_pseudomolecules_assembly, whole genome shotgun sequence:
- the LOC123404769 gene encoding filament-like plant protein 7, with the protein MAEMEDALRSCMEQLLIAREEREQIIVEAASEISSQQKKLRELQHSLEAANKKAAKLAAENNSLCKAMDAKDKLVRELREAKAASDQELSGATAKLDAAQKQSASLQYEARVLQKELEVRSQEREYDLRSVDAARAQQADSLKKIAQLEGECQRLRAMVRKRLPGPAALAKMRDEVEPQQQHPPSRAGASPRRPRSVTPTMSPRSVTPTMSPRRAPEPDQSYAVRLRAIEDENNVLKRMLATRDTELQFTQAKCAEEASKLSAVQGQLKVLTEESKRLSDAHAKSESWASALVSELDQLRAGKQGQGASSVMVSDMSLLDDFAEVERLEMALEDHQTSGQSGTVVPEKNGESLAQEHDHPEWLQDVWKLVTSNHEATGETIDAIVDGIRRALDEGLVHGNGDASDLPYDRTKVEKLIANLIDKITSTIRISAEDDAVRSGSLLHAKPELCARLEYLVHICHDVLQRKARLEGFIDEVCMVLEYIMSRYFSNQVRSDNMDGNENDFDAHDEPDVQSATSAAALDIQTEAQKEQIQSLECQRPHNIKERQLNEELAMVMLDQNDGIQPGRKSSYYETESLTADGMAEGLAQKEAKQLTTNSEISAAADKLAECQETITNLSKQLQALQTPLNSSTPDISTHSPRPSSADYKPQSLGSILADEGAGTTEGHISPKKEHGEHDAAARKSTVQEQNPDADGKPTVGQTVVQPLVPGHETAADPRKKKRGPGLLGRMIFRKRVEGSSS; encoded by the exons ATGGCTGAAATGGAAGATGCACTGAGATCCTGCATGGAGCAGCTTCTCATTGCCAGAGAAGAGCGGGAGCAAATCATCGTTGAAGCAGCCAGCGAGATATCCTCCCAGCAAAAGAAGCTCCGTGAACTACAGCACAGCCTCGAAGCCGCGAACAAGAAGGCCGCGAAGCTGGCCGCAGAGAACAACAGCCTCTGCAAGGCCATGGACGCCAAGGACAAGCTCGTCAGGGAGCTGagggaggccaaggcagcctcggACCAGGAGCTCTCCGGCGCGACGGCGAAGCTGGACGCGGCGCAGAAGCAGAGCGCGTCGCTGCAGTACGAGGCGCGCGTGCTGCAGAAGGAGCTGGAGGTGAGGAGCCAGGAGCGGGAGTACGACCTCAGGTCCGTGGACGCCGCGCGCGCGCAGCAGGCGGACAGCCTGAAGAAGATCGCGCAGCTGGAGGGGGAGTGCCAGCGGTTGCGCGCCATGGTCCGGAAGCGGCTCCCCGGGCCGGCCGCCTTGGCCAAGATGAGAGACGAGGTCGAACCGCAGCAGCAGCACCCGCCATCCAGGGCCGGGGCCAGCCCGAGGCGGCCGCGTTCCGTGACGCCGACCATGTCGCCGCGTTCCGTGACGCCGACGATGTCGCCGCGGCGCGCTCCGGAGCCTGACCAGAGCTACGCCGTCAGGCTGCGCGCGATCGAGGACGAGAACAATGTTCTGAAGCGGATGCTGGCGACGAGGGACACCGAGCTGCAGTTCACGCAGGCGAAGTGCGCGGAGGAGGCCAGCAAGCTCTCGGCGGTGCAGGGGCAGCTCAAGGTGCTGACGGAGGAGAGCAAGCGGCTGAGCGACGCACATGCGAAGTCCGAGTCGTGGGCCTCTGCTTTGGTATCTGAACTGGACCAGCTCAGAGCTGGGAAGCAAGGACAGGGAGCATCGTCCGTTATGGTGTCCGACATGAGCTTGCTCGATGACTTCGCCGAGGTCGAGAGGTTGGAAATGGCATTAGAGGATCATCAGACATCAGGACAATCGGGAACCGTGGTGCCCGAGAAGAACGGCGAGAGTCTGgcccaagaacatgatcatcctgAATGGCTGCAGGATGTCTGGAAACTCGTTACAAGTAACCATGAAGCAACTGGAGAAACCATCGACGCCATCGTTGATGGAATAAGGCGTGCATTGGACGAGGGTCTGGTCCATGGGAATGGAGATGCTTCTGATCTGCCGTATGACCGGACCAAAGTGGAGAAACTGATCGCCAATCTGATCGACAAAATCACGTCCACGATCCGCATTTCAGCGGAAGACGATGCTGTGAGGTCTGGATCTCTGTTGCATGCCAAGCCTGAACTTTGTGCCCGCCTCGAGTACCTGGTTCATATCTGCCATGATGTGCTACAAAGGAAAGCCAGGCTTGAAGGTTTTATCGACGAGGTTTGCATGGTACTAGAGTATATAATGAGCCGATACTTCTCGAACCAAGTTCGATCGGACAATATGGATGGTAACGAAAATGATTTCGATGCACATGATGAACCTGACGTCCAGAGtgcaacatcagcagcagcactGGATATTCAAACAGAAGCACAAAAGGAACAGATTCAGTCACTGGAATGTCAGCGCCCTCATAATATTAAAGAGAGACAGCTGAATGAAGAACTTGCAATGGTCATGCTAGATCAGAATGATGGTATCCAACCGGGGAGGAAGTCGTCATACTATGAGACGGAAAG TCTCACTGCTGATGGAATGGCAGAAGGCTTGGCACAAAAGGAGGCAAAGCAACTAACAACA AACTCAGAGATATCTGCAGCGGCTGACAAGCTTGCAGAGTGCCAGGAGACCATCACGAATCTAAGCAAACAATTGCAGGCTCTCCAGACTCCGCTGAATTCAAGCACTCCAGACATCTCAACGCACAGCCCACGGCCGAGCTCCGCTGACTACAAGCCCCAATCGTTGGGAAGCATCCTTGCCGACGAGGGCGCCGGCACAACCGAGGGTCACATCTCTCCCAAGAAAGAGCATGGCGAGCACGACGCGGCAGCACGAAAGAGCACGGTACAAGAGCAGAATCCTGACGCCGACGGGAAGCCAACGGTGGGGCAAACTGTTGTTCAGCCGTTGGTCCCGGGACACGAGACTGCTGctgatcctaggaagaagaagcggGGTCCGGGCTTGCTAGGCAGGATGATCTTCAGGAAAAGAGTGGAGGGCAGCTCCTCCTAG